A single window of Myripristis murdjan chromosome 21, fMyrMur1.1, whole genome shotgun sequence DNA harbors:
- the LOC115379732 gene encoding uncharacterized protein LOC115379732 isoform X2, whose protein sequence is MAGDCTYNNAHYGNTETFCPSKLWSDGDGAAAGEMDSVGNLKGRGPTPRSPNFEVIDGLLYRKKLEKGFINYREVLHEDRRHEAISTFHRRRPGLRHLSLEETYKCVAENYWWEGMYFQIRDFVLGCPECPRQCSQRSQDPGGGGRVSKTMTSHGDYMLSKLRSQREAGLFCDITLRTDGRSYSAHRAVLAAVSEYFQEIFTEMDSSTKTDVDLTGFSEESLLSLLDFSYSSTLCVRQEDLPEVSAMARHLGMWPAVEACSALLKEQEQPPSRCPKTENPSHRFPSASGGPRHELQHQQREKKRRRISAGEDKVNHGFSLTLDASDESLEESPKRNLRGPPRLQPQGHNGLPLSPTHRMKLMDFKSPSSKKNTATRNSLSTPQSRNCATLSPSNTRLLRSTPGAAQEVQKLLPRPESPRRNKKSHSIPLPPCTSRQRPGSVCNPVRVKQEVEELGEDEEDYARAQEKYRLMSVLGLQRTALLPRPEDLIGWRQKKRLRKLKANNYSLTKRRKPRTPAPEVTFGDLPLSLPLCNPVNTRLISRVIKTEPAGPVSIDEIRVKRPRSTPRPIPPSDRSMRSKGTLPEMLQPSSRPSFGGRELRRSVRRGNSAPPPSQSTPRHANSKALARKTVRIKAEPAEYSISGTPLPTNSRRRHTPRSLPPPLRSQARSKVAAETVKTLRYNSGRPVTKAKLRRNTTREPDKTQWKTPRREVTDTSPRVHDNESIGLQISDHVPPPSIYNHPLYKVIKEEPADPLPVAGPFPDPPSPDLGKRQSKPPIKLLDPGFLFSFCRPAGGPMAVVKREEETVDICLTRSVSQVREKFGAEEPPHRALRARGGSHTVPQVKRETEERSVSQSRVQRAKSKSHSSALHLAKSTGSKTVRTMPKQGKCLPLSGKRCVLLESIRRARLKQLRGPRSQAPKAPKGAHACPQCHTSYRDCDALIMHRLRHIEGKHWPCPLCSKTFFRLRNVRNHIRTHDQKLYKCRSCIAASAS, encoded by the exons CAACTTTGAGGTGATCGACGGGCTGCTCTACCGTAAGAAGCTGGAAAAGGGCTTCATCAACTACCGGGAGGTTTTACACGAGGACCGGAGACACGAAGCGATCTCCACCTTCCACCGGAGGCGGCCCGGCCTGCGCCACCTCTCCCTGGAGGAGACCTACAAATGCGTGGCTGAAAACTACTGGTGGGAGG GTATGTATTTCCAGATAAGAGACTTTGTCCTGGGCTGTCCAGAGTGCCCGAGGCAGTGCAGCCAGAGATCGCAG GATCCGGGCGGCGGAGGGCGTGTCTCGAAGACGATGACGTCCCACGGCGATTACATGTTGAGTAAGCTGAGGAGCCAGCGGGAGGCGGGGCTGTTCTGTGACATCACGCTGCGGACAGACGGACGATCCTACTCGGCCCACAGAGCTGTGCTGGCGGCGGTCAGCGAGTACTTCCAGGAAATCTTTACAGAGATGGACTCCAGTACAAAAACAGACGTTGATCTCACCG GTTTCAGTGAGGAGAGCTTGCTGTCCCTGCTGGATTTCTCCTACTCCtccactctgtgtgtgcgtcagGAGGACTTGCCTGAGGTCAGTGCCATGGCCCGCCACCTGGGCATGTGGCCTGCTGTGGAAGCCTGCTCCGCCCTTCTGAAAGAACAGGAGCAGCCGCCCTCTCGCTGCCCCAAGACGGAGAATCCAAGCCATCGTTTCCCCTCAGCCAGCGGGGGTCCCCGCCACGAGCTTCAGCACCagcagagggaaaagaaaaggaggaggatcTCGGCAGGAGAAGACAAGGTGAACCATGGCTTCAGTCTGACGCTGGATGCATCAGACGAGTCTTTGGAAGAGAGTCCCAAGCGCAATTTGCGTGGACCGCCGAGACTGCAACCGCAAGGCCACAATGGTCTTCCTCTCAGTCCCACACACAGGATGAAGCTCATGGACTTCAAATCTCCCTCTTCCAAGAAGAACACGGCCACCCGCAACTCCTTATCTACCCCACAGTCACGAAATTGTGCCACCTTGTCTCCATCAAATACCCGTCTTCTCCGCTCCACTCCTGGCGCTGCCCAGGAGGTTCAGAAATTGCTTCCCAGGCCAGAGAGCCCTCGGCGAAACAAAAAGTCTCACTCCATCCCCCTTCCTCCCTGCACCTCTAGACAGAGGCCCGGTTCTGTGTGTAACCCAGTCAGAGTAAAACAGGAAGTTGAGGAGTtgggagaggatgaagaggactACGCTCGAGCGCAGGAGAAATACAGGCTCATGAGCGTCCTGGGGCTGCAGAGGACTGCCCTCCTTCCCAGACCGGAAGATCTGATCGGCTGGAGACAGAAGAAGCGCTTGAGGAAGTTAAAGGCCAACAACTACTCACTAACCAAACGGCGGAAACCCCGCACCCCAGCCCCAGAAGTAACATTTGGAGATCTGCCATTATCCCTTCCCCTGTGTAACCCCGTTAACACTCGCCTGATCAGCAGGGTCATCAAGACTGAGCCTGCGGGTCCAGTCAGCATTGATGAGATAAGGGTGAAGAGGCCAAGGTCCACCCCAAGACCCATCCCGCCAAGTGACAGGAGCATGCGGAGTAAAGGGACATTACCAGAGATGCTCCAGCCTTCGTCCAGGCCTTCCTTTGGGGGTAGGGAGCTCAGGCGCTCAGTAAGGAGGGGTAATAgtgcccctcctccctcccagtCCACTCCTCGCCACGCCAACTCCAAAGCCCTGGCAAGGAAAACAGTCAGGATTAAAGCAGAACCGGCTGAATATTCCATCTCAGGCACCCCTCTTCCGACAAACAGCCGCCGCCGTCACACACCTCGCAGTCTGCCGCCCCCGCTGAGGTCACAGGCCAGAAGTAAGGTGGCAGCGGAGACGGTCAAAACGTTGCGGTACAACAGCGGGCGACCGGTGACAAAGGCCAAGCTTAGGCGGAACACCACGAGGGAGCCTGACAAGACACAGTGGAAAACCCCCAGAAGAGAGGTCACGGACACGAGCCCAAGAGTTCATGATAACGAATCTATTGGGCTCCAGATATCTGACCATGTGCCTCCACCATCCATCTACAACCACCCTCTGTATAAGGTCATTAAAGAGGAGCCAGCAGACCCCCTGCCAGTGGCTGGCCCCTTCCCTGATCCTCCGTCACCAGATCTGGGCAAACGCCAGAGCAAACCCCCCATCAAACTGCTGGACCCAGGCTTTCTCTTCAGCTTCTGCCGGCCGGCGGGGGGGCCCATGGCCGTagtgaagagggaggaggagactgTGGATATCTGCCTGACACGCTCCGTGTCACAGGTGCGAGAGAAATTTGGAGCTGAGGAGCCCCCGCACAGGGCACTGAGAGCAAGAGGAGGGTCCCACACCGTGCCTCAGGtgaagagggagacagaggagaggagtgtgagCCAAAGCAGAGTCCAGAGGGCCAAGTCAAAATCCCACAGCAGTGCTCTTCATCTGGCCAAATCTACAGGGTCAAAGACCGTGCGGACCATGCCAAAG caagGCAAATGCCTCCCTCTTAGCGGCAAGAGGTGTGTCTTGCTTGAGTCCATCCGCCGGGCGAGGCTAAAGCAGCTTCGGGGGCCCCGTAGTCAGGCCCCCAAGGCCCCAAAGGGTGCCCATGCCTGTCCTCAGTGCCACACCTCCTACAGGGACTGTGATGCTCTCATCATGCATCGCCTCAGGCACATCGAGGGCAAGCACTGGCCATGTCCG CTCTGCAGCAAGACGTTCTTTCGACTGAGGAATGTGCGGAACCACATCCGCACCCATGACCAGAAGTTGTACAAATGCCGCAGCTGTATCGCCGCCAGCGCCTCCTGA
- the LOC115379732 gene encoding uncharacterized protein LOC115379732 isoform X1, which yields MAGDCTYNNAHYGNTETFCPSKLWSDGDGAAAGEMDSVGNLKGRGPTPRSPNFEVIDGLLYRKKLEKGFINYREVLHEDRRHEAISTFHRRRPGLRHLSLEETYKCVAENYWWEGMYFQIRDFVLGCPECPRQCSQRSQDPGGGGRVSKTMTSHGDYMLSKLRSQREAGLFCDITLRTDGRSYSAHRAVLAAVSEYFQEIFTEMDSSTKTDVDLTGFSEESLLSLLDFSYSSTLCVRQEDLPEVSAMARHLGMWPAVEACSALLKEQEQPPSRCPKTENPSHRFPSASGGPRHELQHQQREKKRRRISAGEDKVNHGFSLTLDASDESLEESPKRNLRGPPRLQPQGHNGLPLSPTHRMKLMDFKSPSSKKNTATRNSLSTPQSRNCATLSPSNTRLLRSTPGAAQEVQKLLPRPESPRRNKKSHSIPLPPCTSRQRPGSVCNPVRVKQEVEELGEDEEDYARAQEKYRLMSVLGLQRTALLPRPEDLIGWRQKKRLRKLKANNYSLTKRRKPRTPAPEVTFGDLPLSLPLCNPVNTRLISRVIKTEPAGPVSIDEIRVKRPRSTPRPIPPSDRSMRSKGTLPEMLQPSSRPSFGGRELRRSVRRGNSAPPPSQSTPRHANSKALARKTVRIKAEPAEYSISGTPLPTNSRRRHTPRSLPPPLRSQARSKVAAETVKTLRYNSGRPVTKAKLRRNTTREPDKTQWKTPRREVTDTSPRVHDNESIGLQISDHVPPPSIYNHPLYKVIKEEPADPLPVAGPFPDPPSPDLGKRQSKPPIKLLDPGFLFSFCRPAGGPMAVVKREEETVDICLTRSVSQVREKFGAEEPPHRALRARGGSHTVPQVKRETEERSVSQSRVQRAKSKSHSSALHLAKSTGSKTVRTMPKQQGKCLPLSGKRCVLLESIRRARLKQLRGPRSQAPKAPKGAHACPQCHTSYRDCDALIMHRLRHIEGKHWPCPLCSKTFFRLRNVRNHIRTHDQKLYKCRSCIAASAS from the exons CAACTTTGAGGTGATCGACGGGCTGCTCTACCGTAAGAAGCTGGAAAAGGGCTTCATCAACTACCGGGAGGTTTTACACGAGGACCGGAGACACGAAGCGATCTCCACCTTCCACCGGAGGCGGCCCGGCCTGCGCCACCTCTCCCTGGAGGAGACCTACAAATGCGTGGCTGAAAACTACTGGTGGGAGG GTATGTATTTCCAGATAAGAGACTTTGTCCTGGGCTGTCCAGAGTGCCCGAGGCAGTGCAGCCAGAGATCGCAG GATCCGGGCGGCGGAGGGCGTGTCTCGAAGACGATGACGTCCCACGGCGATTACATGTTGAGTAAGCTGAGGAGCCAGCGGGAGGCGGGGCTGTTCTGTGACATCACGCTGCGGACAGACGGACGATCCTACTCGGCCCACAGAGCTGTGCTGGCGGCGGTCAGCGAGTACTTCCAGGAAATCTTTACAGAGATGGACTCCAGTACAAAAACAGACGTTGATCTCACCG GTTTCAGTGAGGAGAGCTTGCTGTCCCTGCTGGATTTCTCCTACTCCtccactctgtgtgtgcgtcagGAGGACTTGCCTGAGGTCAGTGCCATGGCCCGCCACCTGGGCATGTGGCCTGCTGTGGAAGCCTGCTCCGCCCTTCTGAAAGAACAGGAGCAGCCGCCCTCTCGCTGCCCCAAGACGGAGAATCCAAGCCATCGTTTCCCCTCAGCCAGCGGGGGTCCCCGCCACGAGCTTCAGCACCagcagagggaaaagaaaaggaggaggatcTCGGCAGGAGAAGACAAGGTGAACCATGGCTTCAGTCTGACGCTGGATGCATCAGACGAGTCTTTGGAAGAGAGTCCCAAGCGCAATTTGCGTGGACCGCCGAGACTGCAACCGCAAGGCCACAATGGTCTTCCTCTCAGTCCCACACACAGGATGAAGCTCATGGACTTCAAATCTCCCTCTTCCAAGAAGAACACGGCCACCCGCAACTCCTTATCTACCCCACAGTCACGAAATTGTGCCACCTTGTCTCCATCAAATACCCGTCTTCTCCGCTCCACTCCTGGCGCTGCCCAGGAGGTTCAGAAATTGCTTCCCAGGCCAGAGAGCCCTCGGCGAAACAAAAAGTCTCACTCCATCCCCCTTCCTCCCTGCACCTCTAGACAGAGGCCCGGTTCTGTGTGTAACCCAGTCAGAGTAAAACAGGAAGTTGAGGAGTtgggagaggatgaagaggactACGCTCGAGCGCAGGAGAAATACAGGCTCATGAGCGTCCTGGGGCTGCAGAGGACTGCCCTCCTTCCCAGACCGGAAGATCTGATCGGCTGGAGACAGAAGAAGCGCTTGAGGAAGTTAAAGGCCAACAACTACTCACTAACCAAACGGCGGAAACCCCGCACCCCAGCCCCAGAAGTAACATTTGGAGATCTGCCATTATCCCTTCCCCTGTGTAACCCCGTTAACACTCGCCTGATCAGCAGGGTCATCAAGACTGAGCCTGCGGGTCCAGTCAGCATTGATGAGATAAGGGTGAAGAGGCCAAGGTCCACCCCAAGACCCATCCCGCCAAGTGACAGGAGCATGCGGAGTAAAGGGACATTACCAGAGATGCTCCAGCCTTCGTCCAGGCCTTCCTTTGGGGGTAGGGAGCTCAGGCGCTCAGTAAGGAGGGGTAATAgtgcccctcctccctcccagtCCACTCCTCGCCACGCCAACTCCAAAGCCCTGGCAAGGAAAACAGTCAGGATTAAAGCAGAACCGGCTGAATATTCCATCTCAGGCACCCCTCTTCCGACAAACAGCCGCCGCCGTCACACACCTCGCAGTCTGCCGCCCCCGCTGAGGTCACAGGCCAGAAGTAAGGTGGCAGCGGAGACGGTCAAAACGTTGCGGTACAACAGCGGGCGACCGGTGACAAAGGCCAAGCTTAGGCGGAACACCACGAGGGAGCCTGACAAGACACAGTGGAAAACCCCCAGAAGAGAGGTCACGGACACGAGCCCAAGAGTTCATGATAACGAATCTATTGGGCTCCAGATATCTGACCATGTGCCTCCACCATCCATCTACAACCACCCTCTGTATAAGGTCATTAAAGAGGAGCCAGCAGACCCCCTGCCAGTGGCTGGCCCCTTCCCTGATCCTCCGTCACCAGATCTGGGCAAACGCCAGAGCAAACCCCCCATCAAACTGCTGGACCCAGGCTTTCTCTTCAGCTTCTGCCGGCCGGCGGGGGGGCCCATGGCCGTagtgaagagggaggaggagactgTGGATATCTGCCTGACACGCTCCGTGTCACAGGTGCGAGAGAAATTTGGAGCTGAGGAGCCCCCGCACAGGGCACTGAGAGCAAGAGGAGGGTCCCACACCGTGCCTCAGGtgaagagggagacagaggagaggagtgtgagCCAAAGCAGAGTCCAGAGGGCCAAGTCAAAATCCCACAGCAGTGCTCTTCATCTGGCCAAATCTACAGGGTCAAAGACCGTGCGGACCATGCCAAAG cagcaagGCAAATGCCTCCCTCTTAGCGGCAAGAGGTGTGTCTTGCTTGAGTCCATCCGCCGGGCGAGGCTAAAGCAGCTTCGGGGGCCCCGTAGTCAGGCCCCCAAGGCCCCAAAGGGTGCCCATGCCTGTCCTCAGTGCCACACCTCCTACAGGGACTGTGATGCTCTCATCATGCATCGCCTCAGGCACATCGAGGGCAAGCACTGGCCATGTCCG CTCTGCAGCAAGACGTTCTTTCGACTGAGGAATGTGCGGAACCACATCCGCACCCATGACCAGAAGTTGTACAAATGCCGCAGCTGTATCGCCGCCAGCGCCTCCTGA